The Toxoplasma gondii ME49 chromosome III, whole genome shotgun sequence genome includes a window with the following:
- a CDS encoding hypothetical protein (encoded by transcript TGME49_299250): MPPAKKRPCRRWPFVPADRFPSYPRVAPRLRAFIQQQREHLRAELVRRREQQIESACLSKLGDAAFSLLPGLATETAFVGGSATPEDRGAAGARKRPFEELKESGSSPLESEEQGEATQAQSTEVDPRLRSPSRSPSCGAGAEGVGTQAPLQLSQETGRSAASPGVSPGAPQSPALVSLRPEVAKPDDAQAAAVDLFFPFAHRFVQPRSEQERAVRLGLLQRQLLLKRRLHARLVATLGEVERRYENLLEVSALDEREGAREAEEAEHHIHVEKQQDELEALHASMEKRRAAQRADRERKLLHERLMRQRCRERRRRAQEEEIQNVTSGAPPSILMKELTALSAFVAGGLPAGVAAAALWGGRRIQAAPDGLQTAGTLGAAEEFRDSEREFLAGSPPDAVGERLGKVVPDGLRGRTSDPEDRLCGSAPSGNSEADFSVHPVLPLASRHEATTPARAAGPQRVLLRSAPREASGPASWGAAQKGPGAHAEPDSLGTGFASGGGRGGGLGRKGLRHRGGARAAAATAAAAGGPTSNLAMLRGLGVGVGAAGAKAASVLVGYGQQKPVVKSGRGRCSMRGPGRGGAGAKRSSLMAPGSGGPAGKGAPVPGGAASPDGAAASFAPGIAGAALSPLMQAAGAPSSWNSVGVPGNGGVQSSQQILLPAGLTASHLAAFNANAAALQQGGTAATGAGSGSASSGSPAAASPGAQPQRHLSGVAGNRPAAATTSPATQPGSGTGTDSALLSLASSQGGGTGTASQVTNSAAAAAAAAMRPLIAAAAASGLHPNHFLLATGLNSLVAAGGNRGGARVSGSGVAASSLGLGETKSPLLLELQKLAGAAPEAAPQAGAEASSSQHSRATTRPSAAPMPSNAATAGPAASAAANLVAAVSQQNRQQQHPGSSGGAVRGAGVGRNALGAAGQLSAALAAVAASNASGSGTGNQPQILSAMLQAVADAVRAEQQRQQLLQKQQQLQLLQQLQQPQLQQQLLQQQPQLQQLVLQHRQQQLLQQQKLVPQQNPLQLQLQQQQQLQQQLHIRQQQLLQQLQQQQLQDQVQSQEPPQPMAKQVNPQTDQSQQLQLQHLQQLHVQQQLQQTLPQLLQQRQQAEEAGEKLSGASSLLNQISDVLRRAAGTQANSTLAGPGGSPQSQVKPAPTADSKRPPVLGSIANLARAQQTLVAGGASDSVPIMTSLGLQATGPRPGFGPGEASSG; encoded by the coding sequence ATGCCgcctgcgaagaagcggccCTGCCGCCGGTGGCCGTTCGTGCCGGCGGACCGCTTCCCCTCCTACCCCCGTGTGGCGCCGCGGCTCCGAGCCTTCATCCAGCAGCAGCGAGAGCATCTGCGAGCGGAGCTGGTCCGCAGGCGCGAGCAGCAGATCGAAAGCGCCTGTCTGTCGAAGCTCGGGGACGcggcgttctctctcttgccgGGACTGGCGACCGAAACTGCGTTTGTGGGCGGCTCCGCGACGCCGGAGGACCGCGGCGCCGCAGGGGCGCGGAAGCGGCCCTTCGAGGAGCTGAAAGAGAGCGGCAGTTCGCCACTGGAATCCGAAGAGCAGGGCGAGGCGACCCAGGCTCAGTCCACCGAGGTAGACCCAAGGCTCCGCAGCCCATCAAGAAGTCCGAGCTGCGGCGCCGGCGCCGAGGGCGTCGGGACCCAGGCTCCTCTGCAACTCTCTCAGGAAACTGGGCGCAGCGCCGCTTCTCCAGGGGTCTCGCCGGGCGCGCCGCAGTCTCCCGCGCTCGTCAGCTTGCGCCCGGAGGTTGCCAAGCCAGACGACGCTCAGGCCGCAGCCGTagacctcttcttccccttcgccCACCGCTTTGTGCAGCCGCGGTCGGAGCAGGAGCGCGCTGTGCGGCTCGGCCTCCTCCAGCGGCAGCTTCTCCTCAAgcgtcgcctgcatgcgcggctgGTGGCGACGCTCGGGGAGGTCGAGAGGCGCTACGAAAACCTGTTGGAAGTTTCTGCGCTGGATGAGCGCGAGGGGGCGCGGGAGGCCGAGGAAGCCGAGCACCACATACACgtcgagaagcagcaagaCGAACTCGAGGCCCTTCACGCAAGTatggagaaacgcagagccGCCCAGAGAGCGGATCGCGAACGCAAACTCCTCCACGAACGCTTGATGCGACAGCGGTGTCGGGAAAGGCGGCGCCGCGCCCAGGAGGAAGAAATCCAAAACGTGACCAGTGGCGCGCCGCCCTCGATCTTGATGAAAGAACTGACGGcgctctccgccttcgtcgccggTGGCCTCCCTGCGGGCGTTGCCGCTGCAGCGCTCTGGGGCGGCCGGCGGATCCAGGCCGCGCCCGACGGTCTGCAGACAGCCGGCACCCTGGGCGCCGCCGAGGAGTTCCGGGACTCAGAAAGGGAGTTCCTAGCGGGTTCGCCCCCCGACGCGGTCGGCGAGAGGCTCGGCAAAGTCGTCCCCGATGGCCTCCGCGGGCGGACTTCAGATCCTGAGGATCGGCTCTGTGGGTCTGCGCCTTCTGGGAACTCGGAGGCGGACTTCAGCGTCCACCCTGTTTTGCCCCTCGCGTCCCGGCACGAGGCTACCACGCCTGCACGCGCGGCTGGGCCTCAGCGCGTTCTCCTACGCAGCGCGCCGCGGGAAGCCTCAGGCCCTGCCAGCTGGGGCGCTGCGCAGAAAGGTCctggcgcgcatgcagagcctgACTCGCTGGGGACAGGCTTCGCCTCTGGAGGTGGCCGAGGTGGTGGTCTGGGCCGCAAGGGCCTGCGGCACCGTGGCGGCGCGCgggcggctgcggcgaccGCGGCAGCTGCGGGCGGCCCCACGAGCAACCTGGCGATGCTTCGGGGTTTGGGCGTCGGAGTTGGCGCCGCGGGAGCGAAGGCAGCTTCGGTCTTGGTAGGATACGGCCAACAGAAGCCGGTAGTGAAGAGCGGGCGCGGCCGATGTTCGATGCGAGGCCCCGGCCGCGGGGGTGCAGGCGCGAAGCGCAGCAGTCTCATGGCGCCGGGGTCGGGAGGCCCTGCCGGGAAGGGCGCTCCGGTCCCGGGAGGCGCAGCGTCGCCCGACGGCGCGGCAGCCTCGTTCGCGCCAGGCATAGCTGGGGCGGCGCTGTCTCCCTTGATGCAAGCCGCGGGGGCGCCCTCGAGTTGGAACTCCGTGGGGGTGCCGGGCAACGGCGGGGTGCAGAGTTCGCAGCAGATTCTCCTGCCCGCGGGACTCACGGCCTCGCACCTCGCCGCCTTCAACGCGAACGCCGCTGCGCTTCAGCAGGGCGGCACGGCAGCCACGGGCGCGGGATCGGGCAGCGCCTCGTCTGGAAGCCCAGCCGCGGCGTCGCCTGGCGCGCAGCCGCAGCGGCACCTGTCAGGGGTCGCCGGCAACCGTCCCGCGGCTGCGACTACGAGTCCAGCGACGCAGCCTGGAAGTGGTACAGGGACAGATTCTGCCTTGTTGTCGCTCGCGAGCTCTCAGGGGGGCGGGACAGGAACTGCGAGCCAAGTCACCaactctgcagctgctgccgcagccgccgccaTGCGGCCCCTCATCGCGGCGGCCGCAGCCAGTGGCCTGCACCCTAACCATTTCCTCTTAGCCACAGGGTTGAACTCGCTCGTGGCTGCAGGCGGCAACAGAGGTGGTGCGCGAGTCTCCGGGAGTGGGGTAGCGGCCAGCTCTCTCGGGctgggagagacgaagtcgcCGCTGCTCCTGGAGCTTCAAAAACTCGCAGGAGCCGCCCCGGAAGCAGCCCCGCAGGCCGGGGCGGAGGCCTCGTCTTCTCAGCACAGCAGAGCGACGACTCGGCCCTCGGCGGCGCCTATGCCGAGCAATGCGGCGACTGCGGGGCCTGCAGCGAGTGCTGCAGCGAATCTGGTGGCGGCTGTGTCCCAGCAAAATCGTCAGCAGCAACACCCGGGATCAAGTGGAGGCGCTGTGCGCGGCGCCGGGGTGGGGCGCAACGCTTTAGGCGCGGCTGGACAGCTGTCCGCCGCCTTGGCCGCAGTCGCGGCCTCGAACGCCAGTGGGTCGGGGACAGGAAATCAACCGCAGATCCTGAGTGCTATGCTTCAGGCCGTCGCAGACGCCGTTCGGGCggaacagcagagacagcaactgctgcagaagcagcagcagcttcagcttcttcagcagctgcAACAGCCCCaactgcagcagcagctcctcCAGCAACAGCCACAGCTTCAGCAGTTGGTGCTTCAACACCGGCaacagcagcttctgcagcaACAGAAACTGGTCCCGCAGCAGAATCCCTTGCAGCTACAGCTTCAGCAACAGCAGCAACTCCAGCAGCAACTGCACATCCGGCAACAGCAACTcttgcagcagctgcagcagcagcaactgCAGGACCAGGTCCAGTCGCAGGAGCCGCCCCAGCCAATGGCGAAGCAAGTCAACCCCCAGACAGATCAGTCCCAACAGCTTCAGCTTCAACACCTGCAGCAACTGCATGTGCAGCAACAACTGCAGCAGACGTTGCCGCAGCTCCTTCAGCAGCGACAacaggcagaagaggcgggagaaaagTTGTCAGGGGCGTCTTCGCTGTTGAACCAAATTTCGGACGTGCTACGCAGGGCAGCCGGAACGCAAGCAAACTCGACACTTGCTGGGCCAGGAGGAAGTCCGCAATCTCAGGTAAAGCCTGCGCCCACCGCAGATTCAAAGCGGCCTCCCGTTCTGGGATCCATCGCAAATCTTGCCCGGGCGCAGCAAACGCTGGTGGCAGGAGGTGCCAGTGACAGTGTGCCGATAATGACCTCTCTGGGGCTACAAGCAACGGGACCCAGACCTGGGTTCGGCCCTGGCGAGGCTTCTTCTGGTTGA